The following are from one region of the Mangifera indica cultivar Alphonso chromosome 14, CATAS_Mindica_2.1, whole genome shotgun sequence genome:
- the LOC123195676 gene encoding zinc finger BED domain-containing protein RICESLEEPER 2-like, which translates to MEAPPPVIPSTKRRKTSVVWECYPEDKFVTIGDATFAVCKYCQKKLKLQKTKATSHLTRHMGQYVERKKAMGKDLVVEGQTILGFEHSTSGVPTPTVVREALAHMVMISELPFNFVEHPDFINFFHVPQPFYEKVGRKQVKADCFRVYQAERERLKKVFEETRRISITTDLWKSDHQSIEYMVETVIVDNASANDSCVKRLKEDFQMQRTLLCDGKLFHVRCTADIVNLLVQDGVAVIKPIIDNIRESVKFIKASEARQKNFAKIAMQCGIKERKLVLDCATRWNSTYKMLVTALQFKEVFLRFMLVESSYIYCPTREEWERLEVVCDFLEIFDDITKLISGSQYTTANRYFQEVFRIKEVLREREFDEDYSISMMVRAMSEKFDKYWGEVNFLMAIASIMDPRIKFFMITLAFPTLYGEENTPVEIENVKRALEKLYGEYVDMLSSRNSSTVFAHPQHQPKTQQAPSSTSGKSSSSRYSETRHYGPGYSWMRLKDHKEKTYSVETKKSELEMYLDEHCVEIPDDVNSADFNWLQRAHLVWVVE; encoded by the exons ATGGAAGCACCACCTCCTGTTATTCCATCTACTAAGAGGAGGAAAACATCAGTTGTTTGGGAGTGTTATCCCGAAGATAAGTTTGTTACTATTGGCGATGCTACATTTGCGGTTTGCAAGTATTGCCAAAAAAAGCTGAAATTACAAAAGACCAAGGCTACTTCCCATTTGACACGACATATGGGTCAATAtgttgaaaggaagaaagcaaTGGGGAAAGACTTGGTCGTGGAGGGACAAACAATTTTGGGTTTTGAGCATTCAACCTCAGGGGTGCCTACTCCAACTGTG GTTCGAGAGGCCTTAGCCCACATGGTTATGATATCTGAATTGCCGTTTAATTTTGTCGAGCACCCcgacttcattaatttttttcacgTTCCGCaacctttttatgaaaaagttggaagaaaacaagtaaaagCTGATTGCTTTAGGGTTTATCAAGCAGAGCGTGAAAGATTGAAGAAGGTTTTTGAGGAGACTAGAAGGATCAGTATTACTACTGATCTTTGGAAGTCAGATCATCAAAGTATTGAGTACATG gtgGAAACTGTCATAGTAGACAATGCTTCTGCAAATGATAGTTGTGTTAAAAGATTAaaggaagattttcaaatgcaGAGAACTTTGTTGTGTGATGGAAAACTTTTCCATGTTAGGTGCACTGCTgatattgtaaatttgttagttcagGATGGGGTGGCCGTGATTAAACCCATCATAGACAATATTCGGGAAAGTGTAAAGTTTATAAAAGCTAGTGAGGCAAGGCAAAAAAATTTTGCCAAAATTGCTATGCAGTGTGGAATTAAAGAGAGGAAGCTAGTTTTGGATTGTGCTACACGATGGAATAGCACATACAAAATGCTAGTGACAGCACTGCAGTTCAAAGAGGTCTTTCTTCGGTTTATGCTTGTTGAGTCAAGTTATATTTATTGTCCAACAAGGGAAGAGTGGGAGAGATTGGAGGTTGTCTGTGACTTCTTggaaatatttgatgatataacaaaattaatttctggGTCACAGTATACCACTGCAAATAGATACTTTCAAGAAGTGTTTAGGATAAAAGAGGTCTTGAGAGAGcgagaatttgatgaagattattcTATATCAATGATGGTGCGAGCAATGTcagaaaaatttgacaaatattggGGTGAGGTGAATTTCCTTATGGCGATTGCTAGCATCATGGATCCCag GATAAAGTTTTTTATGATTACTTTGGCATTTCCCACTTTATATGGTGAAGAAAATACCCCTGTGGAGATAGAAAATGTCAAAAGGGCGTTAGAAAAATTATACGGAGAATACGTTGACATGTTGTCATCAAGAAATTCATCAACCGTATTTGCACATCCACAACATCAGCCAAAGACCCAACAAGCACCATCAAGTACATCAG GTAAATCATCAAGCTCTCGATATTCAGAAACTAGACATTATGGTCCTGGATATAGTTGGATGCGTTTGAAGGATCATAAGGAGAAAACATACTCAGTAGAAACTAAGAAGTCTGAGTTAGAAATGTATTTGGACGAGCATTGTGTGGAGATACCTGATGATGTCAACTCAGCGGACTTTAAT TGGCTTCAGAGAGCGCATTTAGTGTGGGTAGTAGAGTGA